A part of Bufo bufo chromosome 7, aBufBuf1.1, whole genome shotgun sequence genomic DNA contains:
- the RUSF1 gene encoding RUS family member 1 isoform X1, translated as MLYIVGHSVEAAMSPEDAVMVCTERYGSGNVLKYIKCDDGTVCCQRAHPAHKYRPLRDCFTSLFLPHGFPDSVSEDYLEYQLWDTLQAFSSSVTGSLATHALLRGSGVGDSAATVTGATITWILRDGTGMVGRILFAWMKGSRLDCDAKRWRLFADVLNDLAIFMEILAPVFPSCFTVTVCIAGVFKCIVGVAGGATRAALTVHQARRDNMADVCAKDGSQETLVNLAGLLVSLVLVPMVSDGIWGTYLLFLLLTCLHLYANYRAVRSVVMETLNQSRLSIVLEHYLLEGRVLSPAEANPKELLLPGLGAQVPVDVGVALNAVVSSASQLELLKKGNDSLYLLGWRRDTGRLAVVLHEKASSADIIRSVVHAEILHRKTFSSDPARYGILAETHGLVSGMFPDFHHGLCAAGWVTDRNLLDSDDWRANWDTSKGL; from the exons GCCGCGATGTCACCTGAGGATGCGGTTATGGTGTGCACAGAGCGTTATGGATCAGGCAACGTTCTCAAGTACATAAAATGTGATGACGGGACTGTGTGCTGCCAGAGGGCGCACCCAGCGCACAAATACCGCCCACTGAGGGACTGCTTCACG AGTCTGTTCCTCCCTCATGGTTTTCCAGACAGCGTCAGTGAAGATTACTTGGAATACCAGCTCTGGGACACACTGCAG GCCTTCTCCAGCAGTGTGACGGGTTCTCTGGCCACTCATGCTCTCCTCCGAGGATCTGGTGTTGGTGACAGTGCAGCCACTGTGACAGGAGCGACCATTACCTGGATCCTGCGAG ATGGCACCGGGATGGTTGGACGCATTCTCTTCGCCTGGATGAAGGG GAGCCGTCTTGACTGCGACGCCAAGCGCTGGAG GCTCTTTGCCGACGTGTTAAATGACCTGGCCATATTCATGGAGATCTTGGCTCCCGTCTTCCCATCCTGCTTTACTGTGACCGTCTGCATTGCCGGAGTATTTAAG TGCATCGTGGGAGTGGCTGGAGGGGCGACACGTGCCGCACTCACCGTGCACCAAGCCAGGAGAGACAACATGGCCGATGTGTGTGCCAAGGATGGGAGCCAG GAGACGCTGGTGAATCTGGCCGGACTCCTTGTCAGTCTTGTCCTCGTCCCGATGGTGTCTGACGGCATCTG GGGaacctacctcctcttcctcctcctgacatgtctgcaccTTTATGCAAATTATCGCGCTGTTCGTTCTGTTGTCATGGAGACGCTCAACCAATCAAGACTTAGCATAGTGCTGGAGCATTATCTGCTAGAGGGCCGGGTCCTGAGCCCGGCTGAAGCCAACCCAAAGGAGCTGCTCTTACCAG GTCTTGGTGCACAAGTCCCAGTGGATGTTGGCGTCGCCCTGAACGCTGTGGTCTCCAG CGCCTCACAGCTGGAACTCTTAAAGAAAGGCAATGACTCTCTCTACCTGCTGGGGTGGAGGAGGGACACAG GCCGCCTTGCGGTTGTTTTACATGAGAAGGCGAGCAGCGCTGACATCATCAGATCCGTGGTTCATGCTGAGATTCTTCACAGGAAAACCTTCAGCTCAG ATCCCGCCCGCTATGGCATCCTGGCAGAGACGCACGGACTGGTCAGCGGCATGTTCCCAGACTTCCATCATG GGCTGTGCGCCGCAGGCTGGGTGACTGACCGAAACCTTCTGGACTCCGATGACTGGAGGGCAAATTGGGACACGAGTAAAGGGCTGTGA
- the RUSF1 gene encoding RUS family member 1 isoform X2, protein MSPEDAVMVCTERYGSGNVLKYIKCDDGTVCCQRAHPAHKYRPLRDCFTSLFLPHGFPDSVSEDYLEYQLWDTLQAFSSSVTGSLATHALLRGSGVGDSAATVTGATITWILRDGTGMVGRILFAWMKGSRLDCDAKRWRLFADVLNDLAIFMEILAPVFPSCFTVTVCIAGVFKCIVGVAGGATRAALTVHQARRDNMADVCAKDGSQETLVNLAGLLVSLVLVPMVSDGIWGTYLLFLLLTCLHLYANYRAVRSVVMETLNQSRLSIVLEHYLLEGRVLSPAEANPKELLLPGLGAQVPVDVGVALNAVVSSASQLELLKKGNDSLYLLGWRRDTGRLAVVLHEKASSADIIRSVVHAEILHRKTFSSDPARYGILAETHGLVSGMFPDFHHGLCAAGWVTDRNLLDSDDWRANWDTSKGL, encoded by the exons ATGTCACCTGAGGATGCGGTTATGGTGTGCACAGAGCGTTATGGATCAGGCAACGTTCTCAAGTACATAAAATGTGATGACGGGACTGTGTGCTGCCAGAGGGCGCACCCAGCGCACAAATACCGCCCACTGAGGGACTGCTTCACG AGTCTGTTCCTCCCTCATGGTTTTCCAGACAGCGTCAGTGAAGATTACTTGGAATACCAGCTCTGGGACACACTGCAG GCCTTCTCCAGCAGTGTGACGGGTTCTCTGGCCACTCATGCTCTCCTCCGAGGATCTGGTGTTGGTGACAGTGCAGCCACTGTGACAGGAGCGACCATTACCTGGATCCTGCGAG ATGGCACCGGGATGGTTGGACGCATTCTCTTCGCCTGGATGAAGGG GAGCCGTCTTGACTGCGACGCCAAGCGCTGGAG GCTCTTTGCCGACGTGTTAAATGACCTGGCCATATTCATGGAGATCTTGGCTCCCGTCTTCCCATCCTGCTTTACTGTGACCGTCTGCATTGCCGGAGTATTTAAG TGCATCGTGGGAGTGGCTGGAGGGGCGACACGTGCCGCACTCACCGTGCACCAAGCCAGGAGAGACAACATGGCCGATGTGTGTGCCAAGGATGGGAGCCAG GAGACGCTGGTGAATCTGGCCGGACTCCTTGTCAGTCTTGTCCTCGTCCCGATGGTGTCTGACGGCATCTG GGGaacctacctcctcttcctcctcctgacatgtctgcaccTTTATGCAAATTATCGCGCTGTTCGTTCTGTTGTCATGGAGACGCTCAACCAATCAAGACTTAGCATAGTGCTGGAGCATTATCTGCTAGAGGGCCGGGTCCTGAGCCCGGCTGAAGCCAACCCAAAGGAGCTGCTCTTACCAG GTCTTGGTGCACAAGTCCCAGTGGATGTTGGCGTCGCCCTGAACGCTGTGGTCTCCAG CGCCTCACAGCTGGAACTCTTAAAGAAAGGCAATGACTCTCTCTACCTGCTGGGGTGGAGGAGGGACACAG GCCGCCTTGCGGTTGTTTTACATGAGAAGGCGAGCAGCGCTGACATCATCAGATCCGTGGTTCATGCTGAGATTCTTCACAGGAAAACCTTCAGCTCAG ATCCCGCCCGCTATGGCATCCTGGCAGAGACGCACGGACTGGTCAGCGGCATGTTCCCAGACTTCCATCATG GGCTGTGCGCCGCAGGCTGGGTGACTGACCGAAACCTTCTGGACTCCGATGACTGGAGGGCAAATTGGGACACGAGTAAAGGGCTGTGA